From Camelina sativa cultivar DH55 chromosome 7, Cs, whole genome shotgun sequence, one genomic window encodes:
- the LOC104701355 gene encoding receptor protein kinase-like protein ZAR1, whose product MILLSLLLHLLLNTSPSHSLSPDGVALLSLKSAVDQSSSSSFSDWNENDSDPCHWSGISCMNISDTSVSRVVGISLAGKNLRGYIPSELGSLVYLRRLNLHNNELHGSIPTQLFNATSLHSLFLYGNNLTGALPPSICKLPKLQNLDLSSNSLSGTLSPDLNKCKQLQRLILAANKFSGEVPGEIWPELKNLAQLDLSANEFTGEIPKDLGKLKSLSGTLNLSFNHLTGEIPKSLGNLPVTVSLDLRNNDLSGEIPQSGSFSNQGPTAFLNNPKLCGFPLQKSCKDSDQNSPGTRKTPVNKSDSRRGLSTGLIVLISVADAGSVALIGLVIVYLYWKKKDSEGGCSCTGNEKLGGSEKGKSCCCLAGFPKELDDSEAEENERGGGGGEWKGDGELVAIDKGFSFELDELLRASAYVLGKSGLGIVYKVVLGNGVPVAVRRLGEGGEQRYKEFVAEVQAMGKVKHPNVVKLRAYYWAPDEKLLISDFVNNGSLADALRGRNGQPSPSLTWSTRLKIAKGAARGLAYLHECSPRKLVHGDVKTSNILLDSSFTPYISDFGLTRLITITAPSASSNEPSSSSAGGFLGGALPYTSIKPSDRSNGYKAPEARLPGGRPTQKWDVYSFGVVLMELLTGKSPDSSPPSSSSSTLVVEVPDLVKWVRKGFEEETPLSDMVDPMLLQEVYAKQQVLSVFHLALSCTEGDPEVRPRMKNVSENIDKI is encoded by the exons ATGATCCTTCTCtcccttcttctccaccttctcCTCAACACATCTCCGTCACACTCTCTCTCCCCCGACGGTGTCGCCTTACTCTCACTCAAATCCGCCGTAGAtcaatcctcctcctcctctttctccGACTGGAACGAGAACGATTCCGATCCTTGTCATTGGTCCGGAATCTCATGTATGAACATCTCAGACACTTCAGTCTCTCGCGTCGTCGGAATCTCACTCGCCGGTAAAAATCTACGTGGATACATCCCTTCCGAGCTAGGCTCCCTCGTTTACCTCCGTCGTCTTAACCTCCATAACAACGAGCTTCATGGTTCTATCCCTACTCAGCTCTTTAACGCGACGTCGCTTCATAGTCTCTTCCTCTACGGTAACAACCTCACCGGAGCTCTCCCTCCTTCGATCTGTAAACTCCCGAAGCTTCAGAACCTCGATTTGTCTAGCAACTCGCTCTCCGGAACACTCTCGCCGGATTTAAACAAGTGTAAACAGCTACAGCGTTTGATCCTCGCCGCTAACAAATTTTCCGGTGAGGTTCCTGGTGAAATCTGGCCGGAATTGAAGAATTTAGCTCAGCTTGATCTCTCTGCTAACGAATTCACCGGCGAGATACCTAAAGATCTCGGAAAGCTTAAGTCTCTCTCCGGTACTCTTAATCTCTCTTTTAACCACTTAACCGGCGAAATCCCTAAATCTTTGGGGAATTTGCCGGTTACTGTCTCTCTTGATCTCCGGAACAATGATTTATCCGGCGAGATTCCTCAGTCTGGTTCTTTCTCTAACCAAGGACCAACCGCGTTTTTAAACAATCCGAAACTGTGTGGTTTCCCTCTCCAGAAATCTTGTAAAGATTCTGATCAGAACTCGCCGGGGACGAGGAAAACGCCGGTGAATAAGTCGGATTCTAGAAGAGGGTTGAGTACGGGGCTGATCGTGTTGATCTCGGTGGCTGATGCGGGGAGTGTGGCTTTAATTGGACTGGTGATAGTTTACTTGTACTGGAAGAAAAAAGACTCTGAAGGAGGGTGTAGCTGCACAGGGAACGAGAAGCTCGGTGGTTCGGAGAAAGGGAAGTCTTGTTGTTGTCTAGCGGGGTTTCCGAAAGAATTAGACGATTCTGAAGCGGAGGAGaatgagagaggaggaggaggaggagaatggAAAGGAGATGGAGAGCTTGTTGCGATTGATAAAGGGTTCTCGTTTGAGCTTGATGAGTTGTTGAGAGCTTCTGCTTATGTGTTGGGGAAGAGTGGGTTAGGGATTGTGTATAAGGTAGTGCTTGGGAATGGAGTTCCTGTAGCTGTGCGGCGGCTTGGGGAAGGAGGAGAACAGAGGTATAAGGAGTTTGTGGCCGAGGTTCAAGCTATGGGGAAAGTGAAACATCCTAATGTGGTGAAGCTACGAGCTTATTATTGGGCTCCTGATGAGAAGCTTTTGATCAGTGACTTCGTCAACAATGGTAGTTTAGCCGATGCTCTTAGAG GGAGGAACGGTCAACCATCACCGAGCCTAACATGGTCAACGCGTCTAAAGATTGCTAAAGGAGCAGCGCGTGGGCTAGCTTATCTACACGAGTGTAGTCCAAGGAAGTTGGTACATGGCGACGTCAAGACTTCTAACATACTTCTTGATTCTTCCTTTACTCCTTACATCTCAGACTTCGGTCTCACACGTCTCATCACAATCACCGCGCCTTCCGCCTCCTCCAATGAACCTTCCTCCTCCTCGGCTGGCGGTTTTTTGGGCGGAGCTCTACCTTACACTTCTATCAAACCCTCGGATAGATCTAACGGGTATAAAGCACCTGAGGCCCGACTCCCTGGAGGTAGACCCACTCAAAAATGGGACGTTTACTCGTTTGGTGTTGTGCTTATGGAGCTTCTGACCGGAAAATCTCCTGATTCGTCCCCGCCAAGCTCCTCGTCGTCCACACTGGTGGTCGAGGTACCGGATTTGGTGAAGTGGGTGAGGAAAGGGTTTGAAGAGGAGACTCCGTTGTCGGACATGGTGGATCCAATGTTGCTTCAAGAAGTTTACGCCAAGCAACAAGTCTTGTCCGTCTTTCATCTAGCTCTCTCTTGTACCGAAGGTGACCCTGAAGTCCGTCCACGTATGAAGAACGTCTCTGAGAACATCGACAAAATCTga